The Calditerrivibrio nitroreducens DSM 19672 genome window below encodes:
- a CDS encoding sodium:solute symporter family transporter, with translation MRIIKYLLAFQNMTTTDINSLIFFLFLVIFITYTLFKNRVSRESYEWTLYGRKLNFYHVAFLIVGTLVGGASTIGTTQMAYEYGAPSLIFTFSSAFACLILGIFFSYKLRESESITVIELIGKRFGENTRKYLSFFALAGIFLQTVAQMIAASSIIRANMKVSFETSIVVTSFFIFFFIVLFGIKGASFLGQYKFYMLYIILALSLIIIFKKGFYFIQTNLNEYGFARGLKDTLSTILGVLSTQTYLQAIFAAKDIKHARNGSLLAALIIPPVGLGFYLIGIYMKYNRPDIQITSDVLPIFIQTYIPFGISSIFLVFIFIISIGTASGLFLGTLTMLFEDHLKIYYKKVSDNPIFFYRIAGLILIIISSMITLNVKSGILEWSFLSMGLRGSSIFLPLIIIIFNLRYGKKASFLIYALPILYIIYTLISKLKA, from the coding sequence ATGAGGATTATAAAATATTTGTTAGCTTTTCAGAACATGACCACCACTGATATAAATTCATTAATCTTTTTTCTATTTCTTGTTATATTTATCACCTACACTCTATTTAAGAATAGGGTATCAAGGGAAAGTTATGAGTGGACACTATACGGCCGTAAACTCAATTTTTATCATGTTGCATTTCTGATAGTTGGTACTTTAGTGGGGGGAGCATCCACAATAGGCACCACCCAGATGGCCTACGAATATGGAGCTCCGTCACTTATATTTACCTTTTCAAGTGCCTTTGCCTGCCTGATACTTGGTATATTCTTCTCTTATAAATTGAGGGAATCAGAAAGTATTACGGTAATAGAACTTATCGGAAAGAGATTTGGTGAAAACACCAGAAAATACCTATCTTTTTTTGCACTTGCTGGTATATTTTTGCAAACTGTAGCCCAGATGATAGCAGCATCCTCAATAATCAGGGCAAACATGAAAGTTTCTTTTGAAACATCTATCGTGGTTACATCTTTTTTTATCTTCTTTTTCATCGTACTATTCGGAATAAAAGGTGCCTCATTTTTAGGACAATATAAATTCTATATGCTGTATATAATCTTAGCATTGTCTCTTATCATTATTTTTAAAAAAGGTTTTTATTTTATTCAAACAAACTTAAACGAATATGGATTTGCAAGGGGACTAAAAGACACTCTTTCAACAATTTTAGGCGTGTTATCCACCCAGACATATCTACAGGCTATATTTGCTGCAAAGGATATAAAACATGCAAGAAATGGTTCGCTCCTTGCAGCATTAATTATACCACCGGTGGGATTGGGTTTTTATTTGATAGGTATCTATATGAAATATAACAGACCAGATATTCAAATAACATCAGATGTACTTCCCATTTTCATCCAGACATATATCCCTTTTGGAATATCTTCCATTTTTCTCGTATTTATATTTATAATATCGATAGGAACAGCATCTGGACTCTTCTTAGGGACACTGACTATGCTTTTTGAAGATCATTTAAAAATATACTATAAAAAAGTAAGTGACAATCCTATCTTTTTTTACAGAATAGCAGGACTTATCTTAATAATAATTTCATCAATGATAACCCTTAATGTAAAAAGTGGTATATTAGAATGGAGCTTTTTATCTATGGGGCTTAGAGGATCGTCGATATTTCTTCCCCTTATCATAATAATCTTTAACTTAAGATATGGTAAAAAGGCTTCATTTCTTATTTATGCACTTCCAATTTTATACATCATCTACACTTTAATTTCAAAACTAAAAGCTTAA
- the csrA gene encoding carbon storage regulator CsrA, with amino-acid sequence MLVLTRKVGESLVIGDDIEIKIVDVNQKSVKIGIEAPKSISVYRKEIYEAIKQENIEATAQENIVSLLDYIKKNKP; translated from the coding sequence ATGCTTGTACTCACCCGCAAGGTAGGTGAAAGTTTAGTAATTGGCGATGATATAGAGATAAAGATCGTTGATGTAAATCAGAAGTCTGTAAAGATAGGGATAGAAGCACCTAAATCTATCTCTGTTTACAGAAAAGAGATTTATGAGGCGATCAAACAGGAGAATATAGAGGCGACTGCTCAGGAGAATATAGTTTCCCTGTTGGACTATATAAAGAAAAACAAGCCTTAG
- a CDS encoding macro domain-containing protein produces the protein MSEITISYLKGDITELFTDAIVNPANSSLKLGGGVAGAIAKKGGKQIQDECDKIGHCPVGEAVITSGGNLKAKYVIHAVGPRYKIDNPSDKLLYNAVFNALKLAENNKLKSIALPAISTGIFGYPKKEAAEIITRAIRDFINTNPQYVEDIILCLFDDEDYKIFVSFSEHDHH, from the coding sequence ATGAGTGAAATAACCATAAGTTATCTTAAAGGGGATATAACAGAGCTTTTTACAGATGCAATAGTTAATCCAGCAAATAGCTCTTTAAAGCTTGGTGGAGGCGTCGCAGGTGCTATAGCCAAAAAAGGTGGTAAACAGATACAGGATGAATGTGATAAAATAGGCCATTGCCCAGTTGGTGAAGCAGTTATTACATCTGGTGGCAACCTCAAAGCAAAATATGTCATTCATGCAGTAGGCCCAAGATATAAAATAGACAACCCTTCTGATAAATTACTTTATAACGCCGTTTTCAATGCTCTTAAGTTAGCTGAAAACAATAAACTAAAGTCTATAGCCCTACCAGCCATCTCCACTGGGATCTTTGGCTATCCTAAAAAAGAGGCCGCCGAAATAATCACCAGGGCAATCAGGGATTTTATAAACACCAATCCTCAATACGTTGAAGATATTATACTTTGTCTTTTTGACGATGAGGATTATAAAATATTTGTTAGCTTTTCAGAACATGACCACCACTGA
- a CDS encoding glycine cleavage system protein R: MDRRFYALTFVSEDRPGIVSDVTKVLYENGFNIEDSSSTLLRGIFAMILIVSTREDIDEAAIQKLFSPLNYMTISVKRIDRDVPEIEGESYSISVYGADKAGIVYNVSKFLSDRKINIVDLQTKVAGKKDKPIYIMILEVIVPKGVDGGWIDQLKEISRGMGIDISVKSIETFEF, translated from the coding sequence ATGGATAGAAGATTTTATGCACTGACGTTTGTTTCAGAGGATAGGCCGGGGATTGTGTCGGATGTTACAAAGGTTCTTTACGAAAACGGTTTCAATATAGAAGATTCCAGCTCTACACTTCTTAGGGGTATATTTGCTATGATTTTGATTGTTAGCACAAGAGAGGATATTGATGAAGCAGCCATTCAAAAACTATTTTCCCCACTTAATTATATGACTATCAGTGTAAAGAGGATAGATCGTGATGTACCAGAAATTGAGGGGGAAAGTTACTCGATATCTGTTTATGGTGCCGATAAGGCAGGTATTGTATATAATGTGTCTAAGTTTCTGTCGGATAGGAAAATAAATATCGTGGATCTTCAAACTAAAGTTGCCGGTAAGAAGGATAAACCTATATACATAATGATATTGGAGGTTATTGTACCAAAAGGAGTTGATGGGGGTTGGATAGATCAGCTGAAGGAGATTTCCAGGGGGATGGGTATAGATATATCTGTAAAATCGATAGAGACATTCGAGTTTTAA
- a CDS encoding nitrilase-related carbon-nitrogen hydrolase, giving the protein MVVNMKVACIQNTIYTGDIPSNTNDFISRIVSCNADVIVLPEMWFCGFDYQNLKSYAKETSGIIDILKSNGKGKIIVSSMPEIEGEDLYNTVYVVGENRILAKYRKQFLFSPQREDEYFKASDNDITVFEYKGVVFAVATCYEIRFPEIFRIGAYKGAEVFLVPAIWPAAKSSHWLTLLKARAIENQAFVVGCSSSSVVRGEKVLKCGYSAAYDPWGEQLFALGEESSMTSAELDISKISAVREQIPSLRDATKKFNIVKL; this is encoded by the coding sequence ATGGTTGTAAATATGAAAGTTGCGTGTATACAGAATACAATTTATACTGGTGATATCCCGAGTAATACTAATGATTTTATCAGTAGGATAGTGTCTTGTAATGCGGATGTGATCGTTTTGCCAGAGATGTGGTTTTGCGGGTTTGATTATCAAAATTTGAAAAGTTATGCCAAGGAAACCAGCGGAATTATAGATATTTTAAAATCAAACGGAAAAGGGAAAATTATTGTATCTTCTATGCCGGAAATAGAAGGGGAAGACCTTTATAACACGGTGTATGTTGTAGGAGAAAATAGGATTCTGGCTAAATATAGGAAGCAGTTTCTGTTTTCACCACAGAGGGAAGACGAATATTTCAAAGCTTCTGACAATGACATAACAGTATTTGAATACAAAGGTGTTGTATTTGCAGTTGCCACTTGCTATGAGATAAGGTTTCCGGAGATTTTTAGAATTGGGGCGTATAAAGGGGCAGAAGTTTTCCTTGTGCCAGCCATATGGCCTGCGGCAAAATCCTCCCACTGGTTGACCCTATTAAAAGCAAGGGCCATAGAGAATCAGGCTTTTGTTGTGGGGTGTTCCTCCTCATCGGTTGTTAGGGGAGAAAAGGTTTTAAAATGTGGTTATTCAGCTGCTTATGATCCATGGGGGGAGCAGCTTTTTGCTTTAGGTGAAGAGAGCTCTATGACTTCTGCGGAGCTTGATATTTCTAAGATTTCGGCTGTAAGGGAGCAGATCCCGAGCTTGAGAGATGCGACTAAAAAGTTCAACATAGTAAAACTTTAA
- the fliW gene encoding flagellar assembly protein FliW, whose amino-acid sequence MEAKANAKRKQMEKKVLYSLKYGKLEFTDDDIFYMTSPLLGFAHLSDFLLISSEEHLPFYVFHSSEDPTVSFVIIDIKSFFPDYAPEIHKRDLKILQAKSRDDLVLFGIVVVPSNPKEATVNLKAPLAINVQKKLAKQIILEDDRYQIKTPLFKE is encoded by the coding sequence ATGGAAGCAAAAGCTAATGCAAAAAGAAAACAGATGGAGAAAAAGGTTTTATACTCTTTGAAGTATGGAAAACTTGAGTTTACAGATGACGATATCTTTTATATGACTTCACCCCTTTTGGGATTTGCCCATTTGAGTGACTTTCTTTTGATATCATCAGAAGAGCACCTACCTTTTTATGTTTTTCATTCTTCTGAAGATCCTACGGTATCATTTGTCATAATCGACATAAAATCTTTTTTCCCTGACTATGCGCCTGAAATTCATAAAAGAGACCTAAAGATACTTCAGGCAAAATCCAGAGATGATCTTGTGCTTTTTGGTATTGTGGTTGTCCCCTCAAATCCAAAGGAAGCCACCGTCAACCTTAAAGCCCCTCTTGCAATAAACGTACAAAAAAAACTTGCAAAACAGATAATTTTGGAGGATGATAGATACCAGATAAAAACACCACTTTTCAAGGAATAA
- a CDS encoding bacteriohemerythrin, with protein sequence MKIEWKDELSVGNTQIDEQHKTLISITNKFHNAMLNEEGNEAVLDVLKFLDLYVKIHFRTEEKFMEQTDYPYLEEHKQQHKDMIDFVENMKKSFVINRDNYENVLKLNIKLMKWYVDHISNSDKKLGNYLQDKSIKVVVVDDKVGD encoded by the coding sequence ATGAAAATAGAATGGAAAGATGAATTAAGTGTGGGGAATACCCAAATTGATGAACAGCACAAAACCCTTATAAGCATTACAAATAAATTTCACAACGCTATGTTGAATGAAGAAGGTAACGAGGCTGTATTGGATGTTCTAAAATTTTTGGATCTATATGTTAAGATACATTTCAGGACAGAAGAGAAATTTATGGAACAAACAGATTATCCTTATTTGGAAGAACATAAGCAACAGCACAAAGATATGATCGATTTTGTAGAAAATATGAAAAAGAGTTTTGTTATAAATAGAGATAACTACGAAAATGTGTTAAAATTGAATATAAAGCTTATGAAATGGTATGTAGACCATATATCTAATTCAGACAAGAAGCTTGGGAATTATCTTCAGGACAAATCGATAAAAGTAGTGGTTGTGGATGATAAAGTAGGTGATTAA
- a CDS encoding acetyl-CoA hydrolase/transferase C-terminal domain-containing protein, with the protein MSELENRIRDKSLLSKVMKPEDTIKFFEQAGAGRRVLNLGWSGFTPVGYPKVVPIALADYVEKNGLQGKWKFNLFIGASVGAETEDRWAALDMIDRRWPYQTGKNIQKGINSGKIRMGDKHLSMFAQDLFYGFYTKDDGGGLDIAIIEASAITEDGNIVLTGSVGASPEIIAKADKIIVEINTGLPSFEGMHDIFVTDLPPYRKIIPITDLRQRIGTPWCPTDKSKIIAIVESTLPDNGRALRGTDDVSQAIADHIVDFFMTEVKAGRLPKNLLPLQSGVGSIANAVVGGLTKSPFENLFVYTEVLQDTFLPFLDSGKCKYINCTSLSLSNEGFKEWWEKFDKYKEMVLMRPQQISNNPEVIRRLGVIGMNTPVEFDIYAHANSTCVGGTRMLNGIGGSGDFERNAYLSIMHCPSVRPSKTDEFGISGVVPKAPHVDHTEHDIDVLVTEQGLADLRGLAPKDRAREIIKKCAHPAYKDYLMDYLERAEKATGYAHEPHILSEAYKMHISLEENGTMRFWELKK; encoded by the coding sequence ATGTCAGAATTGGAAAACAGAATACGTGACAAGAGCTTATTGAGCAAGGTTATGAAGCCTGAAGACACAATTAAGTTTTTCGAACAGGCTGGTGCAGGTAGAAGGGTTCTCAACCTTGGTTGGTCAGGTTTTACCCCTGTTGGTTATCCAAAAGTAGTACCTATTGCTCTTGCAGATTATGTAGAAAAAAATGGTCTTCAAGGTAAATGGAAATTCAACTTGTTCATAGGTGCTTCAGTTGGTGCTGAAACTGAAGACAGATGGGCAGCTCTTGATATGATAGACAGGAGATGGCCATACCAGACAGGTAAAAATATTCAAAAGGGTATCAACAGTGGTAAAATCAGAATGGGTGACAAACACCTTTCAATGTTTGCTCAAGATCTTTTTTATGGGTTCTATACAAAAGATGATGGCGGTGGACTGGATATAGCCATTATAGAAGCCAGTGCAATTACTGAAGATGGTAATATCGTTTTAACTGGTTCTGTTGGTGCATCTCCAGAAATTATTGCTAAAGCAGATAAAATTATTGTTGAAATTAATACGGGGCTTCCAAGCTTTGAAGGTATGCATGATATCTTTGTAACAGATTTGCCACCATATAGAAAGATTATTCCAATTACTGATTTAAGACAAAGAATCGGTACCCCATGGTGTCCAACAGATAAGAGCAAAATCATTGCAATAGTTGAATCTACGTTACCAGATAACGGAAGAGCTTTAAGAGGAACAGACGATGTATCCCAAGCTATTGCAGATCATATCGTAGATTTCTTCATGACAGAAGTTAAGGCTGGTAGACTTCCAAAAAATCTTCTTCCTCTTCAATCCGGTGTTGGCTCAATAGCTAACGCAGTTGTGGGTGGGTTGACAAAATCACCTTTTGAAAATCTTTTTGTTTATACAGAAGTGCTACAAGATACCTTTTTGCCTTTCCTTGATTCAGGTAAATGTAAATATATAAATTGTACATCCCTTTCCCTTTCAAATGAAGGTTTCAAGGAGTGGTGGGAGAAATTTGATAAATATAAAGAAATGGTTCTGATGAGACCACAACAGATCTCCAATAATCCAGAAGTAATCAGAAGACTTGGTGTAATTGGTATGAATACCCCTGTTGAATTTGATATATATGCACATGCAAACTCCACATGTGTAGGTGGTACAAGAATGCTTAATGGTATTGGTGGATCTGGTGACTTCGAAAGGAATGCTTATCTTTCCATCATGCATTGCCCATCTGTAAGACCTTCTAAAACAGATGAGTTTGGTATATCAGGTGTCGTACCAAAGGCTCCACACGTTGATCATACTGAGCATGATATCGACGTCCTTGTTACAGAACAAGGGCTTGCTGACCTAAGAGGTTTGGCTCCAAAGGATAGAGCACGTGAAATCATCAAAAAGTGTGCTCACCCAGCTTACAAAGATTATCTTATGGATTATCTTGAAAGAGCTGAAAAAGCTACTGGATATGCACATGAACCACATATTCTCAGCGAAGCTTACAAGATGCATATAAGCCTTGAAGAAAATGGCACTATGAGATTTTGGGAATTAAAAAAATAG
- the sppA gene encoding signal peptide peptidase SppA, with the protein MKIIKFLFKFLIILLIAGFVGRAVYLLNYKTPVINKKMIVLLDLEGIILESDTLIEKLKKYEKDSNVVGVILRINSPGGAVAPSQEIYRFIKRMSKPVYASMSTVAASGGYYVASACDRIYAMPGTITGSIGVIMKFTDLSKIYDKIGVRTETIKSGKFKDIGSTTRSMTEEEKSILKQSVDDVYNQFIEDILSKRTFLNKEELLKYADGRIITGREAKNLKLVDKLGSYEDAYEDMKKDKNTLDAELFIPKDEKTFLRKLIEETRSTIKEVKALNGPLYLMEY; encoded by the coding sequence ATGAAGATTATAAAATTTCTTTTCAAGTTTCTTATAATTTTGTTGATAGCTGGTTTTGTTGGTAGAGCAGTTTATCTTTTAAATTATAAAACTCCTGTGATCAATAAGAAGATGATAGTTTTACTTGACCTTGAAGGGATTATACTGGAATCGGATACACTTATTGAAAAACTCAAAAAATATGAAAAAGACAGCAATGTAGTGGGGGTTATTTTAAGGATAAATTCCCCAGGGGGTGCAGTTGCCCCAAGTCAGGAGATATATAGATTTATAAAAAGGATGAGTAAACCGGTTTATGCTTCTATGTCTACAGTGGCTGCTTCGGGGGGTTATTATGTGGCGTCAGCCTGTGATAGAATTTATGCTATGCCGGGGACTATTACTGGTAGTATTGGTGTTATAATGAAGTTTACAGACCTATCTAAAATATACGATAAAATTGGTGTCAGGACAGAGACCATCAAAAGTGGAAAATTTAAAGACATCGGCAGTACCACCAGAAGTATGACAGAAGAGGAGAAGTCTATCCTTAAGCAGTCTGTGGATGATGTGTACAACCAGTTTATTGAAGATATTCTGAGTAAAAGAACCTTTCTGAATAAAGAGGAACTGCTTAAATATGCAGATGGAAGAATAATTACCGGCAGGGAAGCAAAAAATCTTAAATTGGTTGATAAGTTGGGAAGCTACGAAGATGCCTATGAAGATATGAAAAAGGATAAAAATACGTTGGATGCTGAGCTTTTTATACCAAAAGATGAAAAAACATTCCTACGAAAATTAATTGAAGAGACGAGGTCCACCATTAAAGAGGTTAAAGCCTTAAATGGGCCACTTTATCTCATGGAGTATTAA
- a CDS encoding AEC family transporter, translated as MFTTIYIVIPIFLVVFLGYILRHFKYIEETYVKTSNKLIFNLFLPSLLFYEISKTEIKAENYLPILIVMAASIFTVFIVSFLLGRVLKMPPKSVGTFAMNNFRANYAYMGLPISFYAFGKEGLTIGSVLMAIIVPYVNLLSVVALSVGKRENKNRLKLFIQSIFINPIAFSCILGLIFSYFRIELPLFFSRSIDIISKVALPLALIGIGATINFEYLKGNKLYLIMVASMKLFILPSLALIYIYILGLKIDIVSKVLIVMLASPPATVNFVLADMMGGDKDLSSGSIMLSTLISIFSYIFWLTMLKV; from the coding sequence ATGTTTACAACTATTTATATTGTAATCCCTATTTTTCTTGTTGTCTTTTTGGGCTATATATTAAGACATTTCAAATACATAGAGGAGACATACGTTAAAACCAGCAACAAGCTGATATTTAACTTATTTTTACCTTCTCTCCTTTTTTATGAAATATCAAAAACGGAGATCAAAGCAGAAAATTATCTCCCAATTCTAATCGTGATGGCAGCTTCAATATTTACTGTATTTATAGTGAGTTTTCTTCTGGGTAGAGTTTTAAAAATGCCTCCAAAAAGTGTCGGCACATTCGCCATGAACAACTTTAGGGCGAACTATGCTTATATGGGGCTACCTATATCCTTTTACGCTTTTGGAAAAGAGGGGCTCACAATAGGGAGTGTGTTGATGGCTATCATAGTACCATATGTCAATCTCCTATCAGTTGTTGCTTTAAGTGTTGGGAAAAGAGAGAATAAAAATAGGCTAAAACTATTTATACAATCGATCTTTATAAATCCAATAGCTTTTTCCTGTATCTTAGGACTTATCTTTTCCTATTTTAGAATAGAGCTACCACTCTTTTTCTCCCGCTCCATAGATATAATAAGCAAGGTAGCATTACCATTGGCACTCATAGGTATAGGAGCCACAATAAATTTTGAATATTTAAAAGGAAATAAGCTTTATCTTATAATGGTAGCTTCAATGAAACTATTTATTTTACCATCTTTAGCGCTTATTTATATATACATATTAGGGCTAAAGATCGACATAGTTTCAAAAGTTTTGATCGTGATGCTTGCATCACCACCTGCCACAGTCAATTTTGTGTTGGCTGATATGATGGGAGGAGATAAAGATCTATCCAGCGGATCTATAATGCTCAGCACGCTCATATCAATATTTTCTTACATCTTTTGGCTGACGATGCTTAAAGTCTAA
- the def gene encoding peptide deformylase — protein sequence MAIREVLTYPNPKLKEISEEVLKIDDYVRSVITDLKDTMEDAGHSVGIAAPQIGELIRVIVVDPSKNPKCKEHHGPNVMINPEIIKWEGLTQFREGCMSVPDYTGNVTRAEKILVQFLDENGEQKVFETEGFEAILIQHEIDHLDGVLFIDRIISKRTDLFKRKNYKK from the coding sequence ATGGCTATTAGAGAGGTTTTGACATATCCAAATCCAAAGCTAAAAGAGATTTCCGAGGAGGTTCTTAAGATCGATGATTATGTAAGATCTGTGATTACAGATCTAAAAGATACTATGGAAGATGCAGGGCATTCCGTTGGTATTGCTGCACCGCAGATTGGGGAATTAATAAGGGTTATTGTGGTGGATCCTTCTAAAAATCCAAAGTGTAAGGAGCATCACGGACCTAATGTTATGATAAACCCAGAGATTATAAAATGGGAAGGTTTGACACAATTCAGGGAAGGGTGTATGAGTGTACCCGATTACACCGGCAATGTTACGAGAGCGGAAAAGATATTAGTCCAGTTTCTTGATGAAAATGGGGAGCAAAAGGTTTTTGAAACGGAAGGTTTTGAGGCTATCCTCATTCAGCATGAGATAGATCACTTAGACGGTGTACTTTTTATAGATAGGATTATATCCAAAAGGACAGATCTTTTTAAGAGGAAAAACTATAAGAAATAG
- a CDS encoding 2-hydroxyacid dehydrogenase: protein MNKVVVTQKLPYPVVEKLSGYNIFYNDKDTQMDRNELLMQTTDADAIVSMLSDRIDKELIDNAKKLKIIVNYAVGFNNIDVVYAKEKGIVVCNTPHILTETTAELAFALMISVARRVVEADRFTRGGRFKGWTPNLFLGTDLYRKRVGIFGFGRIGQAFARCCRGFEMDIVYTGKSRKFDGELLTNAKYLPFEEFVSTSDFIVVTAPLNESTRYTFTIDTFKKMKRDAIFINVGRGPIVKESDLAFALKNHLIRGAGLDVYENEPEVHPELIDLENVVLLPHIGSATEDTRYNMADLCIRSIRNFLEKGERPWNEV, encoded by the coding sequence ATGAACAAGGTTGTGGTTACGCAAAAATTACCATATCCAGTTGTTGAAAAACTAAGTGGTTACAACATCTTTTATAACGATAAAGATACGCAGATGGATAGGAACGAATTACTGATGCAAACCACTGATGCGGATGCCATTGTGTCGATGCTTTCGGATAGAATAGATAAAGAGCTTATAGATAATGCTAAAAAACTCAAGATTATAGTAAACTACGCTGTGGGTTTTAACAATATCGATGTCGTTTATGCAAAAGAAAAAGGGATCGTTGTATGTAACACACCGCATATTTTGACAGAGACAACTGCTGAATTAGCTTTTGCACTCATGATCTCTGTTGCCAGAAGGGTGGTGGAGGCGGATAGATTTACCCGTGGAGGTAGATTTAAAGGATGGACTCCGAATCTTTTTTTAGGTACAGATCTTTATCGAAAAAGAGTTGGGATTTTTGGGTTTGGTAGAATAGGGCAGGCTTTCGCAAGGTGTTGCAGAGGTTTTGAAATGGATATAGTGTATACAGGCAAAAGTAGAAAATTTGATGGGGAGTTACTAACAAATGCTAAATACCTTCCTTTTGAAGAATTTGTGTCAACTTCTGATTTTATTGTGGTTACTGCCCCTTTAAATGAGTCAACAAGATATACCTTTACTATAGATACTTTTAAAAAGATGAAGAGGGATGCTATCTTTATCAACGTGGGCAGAGGACCTATTGTGAAGGAATCTGATCTTGCCTTTGCATTAAAAAATCATCTTATAAGGGGTGCAGGGCTTGATGTTTATGAGAATGAGCCGGAGGTACATCCAGAACTGATCGATCTGGAAAACGTTGTCTTATTGCCCCATATCGGTAGTGCCACAGAGGATACAAGATACAATATGGCAGATTTGTGCATCAGAAGTATAAGAAATTTCCTTGAAAAAGGGGAGAGACCCTGGAACGAGGTCTGA